AGCAGCATGGCGTTGTTGAGGTGTTCGGGCGGGGAGGTCATGGTCGGTTCCTTGTTGATCGGGGCATTACGGAGTGGCCCACGGTAGGAAACGCGATGCTGCTGCGGGTGGTAGCTATTTATCGCAGGCAAAAAAAGACCCGCGCATGGCGGGTCTGGTGGCTGGGCGGATGATCAGGTGCCGGATTTGATTTTGGTCCACGCTCGCGTGCGTGCGCGTTCGGCATCACGCGGCAGCGGTTGCAAGGTGTAGAGCGTGCTCATCGCAGACTCCGTCGGGTACAGGTTGGGGTTGTTGCGGATCGCCGGATCGACCAGCTCGGTGGCGTCCTTGTTCGGGTTCGGGTAACCGACAAAATCGCTGACCGGCGCAATCACCTGCGGTTGCAGCAGGTAGTTGATGAAGGTGTAGGCGTCTTGCGGGTTTTTCGCGCCTTTGGGAATCGCGAGCATGTCGAACCAGATCGGCGCGCCTTCTTTGGGCAAACGCATGTCGACCACCACACCGTTTTTCGCCTCTTTGGCGCGATTGGCGGCCTGGGAGAAACTGCCGGAATAACCGACCGCGACGCAGATGTCACCGTTGGCGATGTCGGCCATGTATTTCGAGGAATGGAAGTACGTAACGTAGGGCCGAATCTTCATCAACAGCGCTTCAGCCTTTTCGTAATCCGCCGGTTTTGTGCTGTTCGGGTCGAGGCCCAGGTGTTGCAGGGCCAGCGGCAGGATCTCCGACGGCGAGTCGAGCAGGGCGACGCCGCACTGCTTGAGCTTGCTGATGTTTTCTTCCTTGAAGATCAGGTCCCAACTGTCCACCGGCGCGTTGGCGCCGAGCGCGGCTTTGACTTTGTCCGGGTTGAAGCCGATCAGGATGGTGCCGTACATGTACGGCACGGCGAATTTGTTGCCGGGGTCGTTGGCCTCGATCAGCTTCATCAACTTGGGATCGAGGTGATTCCAGTTCGGCAACTTGCTGCGGTCCAGCGGCTGGAACACCCCGGCTTCAATTTGCTTGGCGAGGAACACGTTGGACGGCACCACCACGTCGTAACCGGAATTGCCGGTGAGCAACTTGGCTTCGAGCGCTTCGTTGGTGTCGAAGATGTCGTAGACCAGTTTGGTCTGGGTGTTCTGTGTCTTGAAGTCTTCCAACGCCTTGGGCTTGATGTAGTCGAACCAGTTGTAGACGCGCAACGTTCGCTCTTCGGCGTGGGCGGCGCCGCTGAGCAACGTCGCGCACAGCATCGTGGGGACGAACGCTGGAGCGATAAAACGCTTGAGTCTGTTCATTGTTTTAATTCCTCAATGGGCGCTTTCAAAACC
The window above is part of the Pseudomonas prosekii genome. Proteins encoded here:
- a CDS encoding polyamine ABC transporter substrate-binding protein — translated: MNRLKRFIAPAFVPTMLCATLLSGAAHAEERTLRVYNWFDYIKPKALEDFKTQNTQTKLVYDIFDTNEALEAKLLTGNSGYDVVVPSNVFLAKQIEAGVFQPLDRSKLPNWNHLDPKLMKLIEANDPGNKFAVPYMYGTILIGFNPDKVKAALGANAPVDSWDLIFKEENISKLKQCGVALLDSPSEILPLALQHLGLDPNSTKPADYEKAEALLMKIRPYVTYFHSSKYMADIANGDICVAVGYSGSFSQAANRAKEAKNGVVVDMRLPKEGAPIWFDMLAIPKGAKNPQDAYTFINYLLQPQVIAPVSDFVGYPNPNKDATELVDPAIRNNPNLYPTESAMSTLYTLQPLPRDAERARTRAWTKIKSGT